In Stieleria varia, one genomic interval encodes:
- a CDS encoding DUF58 domain-containing protein, producing MRLQSNSDDRPVLPKRVRATLAWMGRVLTYAFRWSVAVVLFPLTAYLTFRRSLTAASVTLLLTTITALNIIWGYPWVGMLGISVSGLIIGWVVNRWMRPWLSVSLKVPASAIAGQAFHLSARLTNRRRVPAIDVRIGWSCDRKRNDKAGQQRWVSSGSQYVALIRPSTSIEMSGTMSFMKRGLHSIPPLHIDSMFPFFLFRDHQSVPSDAQIAITPIPLRGDEDPAARMLLSSVGDWTKRLTMGSAIEYIGSREYQTGMPVRRWDFASWARLGKPIVREYHAPTVRTVTLVVDCAIAMEATKTLSKREKQTQAEQRDLTLERLYSLAATAVVDLMAAGIELQMYLTCEPTSIRNEKGFRRGRVMDNEPLMIRLAAAEYCSSDLSDERLREIYDATRGEPVLLLTARGLRSSGDRSTSVDPRDSADVRNQSELSKAPGNVTVIRIDMDHAHADHSVPNENSVSGIEATMTSDRHDWRVDPKAEIPHVPMSNSTATVEPLRGEGLSVSSEESYP from the coding sequence GTGAGATTGCAGAGCAACAGCGATGATCGTCCCGTTTTGCCAAAGCGAGTCCGTGCGACACTTGCGTGGATGGGGCGAGTGTTAACGTACGCGTTTCGCTGGAGCGTCGCTGTTGTACTTTTTCCTCTGACGGCATATCTGACATTTCGCCGAAGTTTGACAGCGGCATCGGTCACGCTGTTGCTGACGACGATCACCGCTTTGAACATCATCTGGGGCTATCCTTGGGTTGGGATGCTCGGGATCAGTGTTTCGGGGTTGATCATCGGCTGGGTGGTCAACCGCTGGATGCGACCGTGGCTTTCGGTCAGCTTGAAAGTCCCCGCGAGTGCGATTGCGGGACAAGCGTTTCATCTTTCCGCACGATTGACGAATCGTCGTCGAGTTCCTGCCATTGATGTTCGAATTGGGTGGTCTTGCGATCGAAAACGTAACGACAAGGCAGGGCAGCAACGCTGGGTATCATCGGGATCGCAATACGTTGCGCTGATTCGACCGTCAACATCCATCGAGATGTCGGGAACGATGTCGTTCATGAAACGCGGACTCCATTCAATCCCGCCGCTCCATATCGATTCGATGTTTCCGTTCTTTCTGTTTCGAGATCATCAAAGTGTTCCATCGGATGCACAGATTGCGATCACCCCGATCCCGCTCAGGGGTGACGAAGATCCCGCGGCGAGGATGTTGTTGAGTTCGGTCGGTGATTGGACGAAGCGTTTGACCATGGGATCGGCGATCGAATACATCGGCAGTCGAGAATACCAGACCGGCATGCCTGTCCGGCGATGGGATTTTGCATCGTGGGCGAGATTGGGGAAACCGATCGTCCGTGAGTATCATGCACCGACGGTTCGCACCGTGACGCTGGTGGTGGACTGTGCGATCGCGATGGAGGCAACAAAGACCCTCAGCAAACGAGAAAAGCAAACACAGGCAGAACAACGCGATCTGACGCTGGAGCGTCTGTATTCACTCGCTGCCACTGCGGTCGTCGATCTGATGGCTGCCGGCATCGAGCTGCAGATGTACTTGACGTGTGAGCCCACATCGATTCGCAATGAAAAGGGATTTCGCAGAGGCCGTGTCATGGATAACGAACCGCTGATGATCCGGTTGGCTGCCGCCGAATACTGCTCGAGCGATCTGTCTGACGAGCGGTTACGGGAGATTTATGATGCGACACGCGGTGAGCCCGTGTTGCTGTTGACCGCCCGAGGCTTGCGGTCGTCAGGCGATCGTTCCACAAGTGTTGACCCCCGCGATTCTGCCGACGTGAGAAATCAGAGCGAGTTATCCAAAGCTCCTGGGAACGTCACCGTGATCAGAATCGATATGGATCATGCCCATGCCGATCATTCTGTGCCAAACGAAAATTCGGTGAGTGGAATTGAAGCAACGATGACATCGGACCGGCATGATTGGAGAGTGGACCCAAAAGCCGAGATTCCTCATGTGCCCATGTCGAACTCCACCGCCACGGTCGAACCTTTGCGGGGTGAGGGATTGAGTGTTTCCAGCGAGGAGAGTTACCCATGA
- a CDS encoding AAA family ATPase: MFTNENESQHPTSDSTSQRPNHVSLPAHQSVGTSMNIQGEPDSDDGNAQAFDASFGTPLEQLAKVRSELERVIRGKSDVIDAVLTCVLAGGSVLLEDVPGVGKTTLAKSLAALINLDFQRVQCTPDLLPSDILGSMIFQPGSGEFHFRKGPVFCNLLIADEINRASPRTQSALLEAMAESQVTIDSQRFRLLQPFIVIATQNPSGFEGTFPLPESQLDRFLFRLSMNYPDMDSEVDLLLDQAESEPSESLTCVMQREALLRLQQRVRRVSVDRKVARYLVSIVDATRHDTRLRVGCSPRGSKMLLRAAQARAILSGREFVLPDDVQSVATAVLSHRVSMRSVSASWDDAAGIVNELLSQAEVIV; this comes from the coding sequence ATGTTCACGAACGAGAACGAATCGCAGCACCCCACGTCTGATTCGACGTCTCAGCGGCCCAATCACGTTTCGCTGCCGGCGCACCAAAGCGTTGGAACCTCCATGAACATTCAAGGCGAACCGGATTCGGACGACGGGAATGCCCAAGCGTTTGATGCCAGCTTTGGCACTCCTCTGGAGCAACTTGCCAAAGTCCGCAGTGAATTGGAGCGTGTGATTCGCGGCAAGTCCGATGTGATCGACGCCGTGTTGACTTGTGTGTTGGCGGGTGGGTCCGTGTTGTTGGAGGACGTTCCCGGAGTCGGTAAAACCACGTTGGCAAAATCACTGGCTGCGTTGATCAATTTGGATTTCCAGCGGGTTCAGTGCACCCCCGACCTGTTGCCATCGGACATTTTGGGCAGCATGATCTTTCAACCGGGAAGTGGCGAATTCCATTTTCGCAAAGGTCCCGTGTTCTGCAATCTGCTGATCGCCGACGAGATCAACCGAGCCTCGCCACGTACGCAGAGTGCATTGTTGGAAGCGATGGCCGAGTCGCAGGTGACGATCGACTCGCAACGGTTTCGCTTGCTGCAGCCGTTTATCGTCATCGCCACGCAAAACCCAAGTGGATTCGAGGGCACCTTTCCGCTGCCCGAATCACAATTGGACCGATTTCTTTTTCGGTTGTCGATGAACTATCCAGACATGGACAGCGAAGTCGATTTGTTGCTCGATCAAGCGGAGTCGGAGCCATCGGAATCGTTGACGTGCGTGATGCAACGTGAAGCCCTGTTGCGGTTACAGCAACGAGTACGCCGAGTCAGTGTGGATCGCAAAGTTGCCCGTTATCTCGTGTCCATCGTCGATGCGACGCGGCACGACACACGGTTGCGTGTCGGCTGCAGCCCGCGAGGCTCCAAGATGTTGTTGCGAGCCGCACAAGCACGAGCGATCCTGTCGGGGCGAGAGTTCGTTTTGCCAGACGATGTGCAATCCGTTGCCACGGCGGTGCTGTCGCACCGAGTCTCCATGCGGAGCGTTTCAGCGAGTTGGGATGATGCGGCAGGGATCGTGAACGAATTGCTGTCGCAAGCAGAGGTGATCGTGTGA
- a CDS encoding arylsulfatase, with translation MSTIAPQIPILSLLSWLTFLTWSPQLQAADPESAKPNVIYVMVDDLGYGDLGCYGQQVIQTPSLDQMAAEGIRMTDHYAGHTVCRPSRLVLWTGKHVGHTGLTGNRDRSLSGTEATVAKLLQQAGYATGGVGKWALGNVDDPSQIDNPGHPNANGFDYWFGYMNQSNAHNYYPTHLWENKSRVTQPGNVISDDPAARGRVSTERVTYSHDEMTKAAFAFVREHHKQPFLLHIHWTIPHANNEGGRVNRDGMEIPEYGIYSDRDWPNPEKGFAAMVTRMDRDMGRLFDLLRELQIDENTLVIFTSDNGPHNEGNHQHEFFDSNGPLQGFKRSMHEGGIRVPMIARWPGRIQPGSQSDLPSAFWDYLPTACQVAGVTPPSDIDGISYLPTLLGKSDQQPQHEYLYWASQEGQTSIGVRKGKWKLVRYRTKKGKANADWRLYDLSSDISESNNVIDQHPEVRESIIALLKRDMLPIDAER, from the coding sequence ATGTCAACAATCGCTCCCCAGATCCCCATTTTGAGCCTTTTGTCCTGGCTCACCTTCTTAACTTGGTCGCCGCAGCTACAAGCAGCCGACCCAGAATCCGCAAAGCCCAACGTCATTTACGTGATGGTGGATGACTTGGGATACGGCGATCTCGGCTGCTATGGGCAACAAGTCATCCAGACGCCTTCGCTGGATCAAATGGCCGCCGAAGGAATTCGGATGACCGATCATTATGCCGGACACACGGTTTGCCGCCCGTCTCGTTTGGTGCTCTGGACGGGCAAGCACGTCGGTCACACGGGTCTGACGGGCAATCGCGATAGAAGCCTCAGTGGGACCGAAGCCACTGTCGCCAAGCTGCTACAACAAGCGGGCTATGCGACCGGCGGCGTCGGCAAATGGGCATTGGGAAACGTGGACGATCCCTCACAGATCGACAACCCAGGTCATCCCAACGCAAACGGATTTGACTACTGGTTCGGATACATGAACCAAAGCAACGCCCACAATTACTATCCGACCCATCTGTGGGAAAACAAATCCCGCGTGACACAACCAGGCAACGTGATCAGTGACGACCCGGCCGCACGAGGGCGCGTCTCTACCGAACGTGTGACCTACTCTCATGACGAAATGACCAAAGCCGCGTTCGCGTTTGTTCGAGAACACCACAAGCAACCGTTTCTGTTGCATATCCATTGGACGATTCCGCACGCGAACAACGAAGGCGGTCGGGTGAATCGAGATGGCATGGAAATCCCCGAGTATGGGATCTACTCTGATCGCGACTGGCCGAATCCCGAGAAAGGATTCGCCGCCATGGTCACGCGAATGGACCGTGACATGGGTCGACTGTTTGACCTCTTGCGTGAATTGCAGATCGACGAAAACACCCTCGTGATCTTCACCTCCGACAACGGTCCGCACAACGAAGGAAACCATCAACACGAGTTCTTTGACTCCAACGGACCGTTGCAAGGATTCAAACGCTCGATGCACGAAGGCGGCATCCGGGTTCCCATGATCGCTCGATGGCCCGGACGCATCCAACCGGGCTCGCAATCCGATTTGCCAAGTGCATTCTGGGATTACTTGCCCACCGCGTGCCAAGTCGCCGGCGTCACTCCACCATCCGATATCGATGGGATCTCCTACTTACCGACTTTGCTCGGCAAGAGTGATCAACAGCCGCAGCATGAGTATTTGTACTGGGCGAGCCAAGAAGGGCAAACGTCCATCGGAGTGCGCAAAGGAAAATGGAAACTCGTCCGCTATCGAACCAAGAAGGGCAAAGCGAATGCAGATTGGCGTCTGTACGATTTGTCCAGTGACATTTCTGAATCCAACAACGTGATTGATCAGCATCCTGAGGTGAGGGAATCCATCATCGCCCTGCTGAAACGCGACATGCTGCCCATCGATGCGGAACGCTGA
- the mnmD gene encoding tRNA (5-methylaminomethyl-2-thiouridine)(34)-methyltransferase MnmD, translating to MPIPVRPTFPTAWPEYNILVTDDGSRTLIRTDTGDSFHSGCGAWTETRHVYLHGSGVVDRLREHRHASVLELGLGTGMAMLATVDAAVEHDAALRYAAVETQWLPSELIKQLEPETWVKTPHLVSSYNAFRDSIASPQQGHRYTWHFGERIEVTVCIDDFTNWNPPDDVKFDAIFFDAFAPDSVPELWQAECFQTARDCLAENGRLATYSCSRPVRDAMAAAGLQVNRVPGPPGGKREVLVAHLPNPT from the coding sequence ATGCCCATTCCCGTTCGCCCCACGTTTCCGACCGCATGGCCGGAATACAACATCCTGGTCACCGACGATGGCAGCCGAACTCTGATTCGAACCGACACCGGTGACTCTTTTCACAGCGGTTGCGGTGCATGGACAGAAACGCGTCACGTGTACTTGCACGGCAGCGGCGTCGTCGATCGCTTGCGAGAACACCGTCACGCCAGTGTGTTGGAATTGGGCCTCGGCACCGGCATGGCCATGCTGGCGACCGTCGATGCCGCCGTCGAGCACGACGCAGCGTTGAGATACGCCGCGGTGGAGACACAATGGCTGCCATCGGAATTGATTAAACAGTTGGAGCCAGAAACTTGGGTCAAGACGCCGCACTTGGTCAGTTCCTACAACGCATTCCGCGACAGCATTGCGTCGCCTCAGCAGGGACACCGCTACACATGGCATTTCGGAGAGCGAATCGAGGTCACGGTCTGCATCGATGACTTTACAAATTGGAACCCACCTGATGATGTCAAGTTCGACGCTATCTTTTTTGACGCGTTCGCTCCAGACAGTGTGCCCGAACTGTGGCAGGCAGAATGTTTTCAAACCGCCAGAGACTGTCTTGCTGAAAACGGGCGACTGGCGACCTACAGCTGCAGCCGTCCGGTTCGCGACGCGATGGCTGCCGCCGGTCTGCAGGTCAATCGTGTACCCGGACCGCCCGGGGGAAAACGCGAGGTCTTGGTTGCCCACCTACCAAACCCAACGTAA
- a CDS encoding DUF3179 domain-containing (seleno)protein translates to MSALLGAFSTATLVGVTIDRSRTLQDGQRFELVPPTPMEIAQEKAEAERLATIAAGGSTHSPMQCVIEFSGINDPTLLDANEVDLPDATKVIGVLRGGMACALVIDDMCSPRTHVVNMLMGNKPVSVAYCNLSNCIRVMTDDKPQWIPLTVTGLDIHNQLVVGLRGTHYTQSSKQLPLTDVPYERTTWGRWKQEHGATKIWQDTTSR, encoded by the coding sequence ATGTCAGCTTTGCTAGGTGCGTTTTCGACGGCAACGTTGGTTGGGGTAACCATCGACCGATCAAGAACGCTTCAGGACGGCCAGCGATTCGAACTGGTGCCGCCTACGCCAATGGAAATCGCTCAGGAAAAAGCGGAGGCAGAGCGGTTGGCGACCATTGCTGCGGGAGGCTCGACCCATTCACCGATGCAGTGTGTCATTGAGTTCTCAGGGATCAATGACCCCACGTTGCTCGATGCGAACGAAGTCGATCTCCCAGACGCGACGAAAGTCATCGGGGTGCTGCGAGGCGGGATGGCTTGTGCACTTGTGATTGACGACATGTGCAGCCCACGCACTCATGTCGTGAATATGTTGATGGGGAACAAACCCGTATCAGTTGCTTACTGTAACCTGTCCAACTGCATTCGGGTCATGACCGATGACAAGCCGCAGTGGATCCCCTTGACCGTCACCGGTTTGGACATTCACAACCAGTTGGTCGTGGGCCTACGCGGTACGCATTACACGCAGTCCAGCAAGCAATTGCCGCTTACCGATGTTCCATACGAACGCACGACGTGGGGGCGCTGGAAACAGGAACATGGTGCGACAAAGATCTGGCAGGACACGACGTCCCGCTAA
- a CDS encoding DUF5658 family protein, giving the protein MSFRWKFRSGVLTVRLALISTLGLLFPCPAAWAADSTSETASQARYSDIRTGFLFLDGDYVPMPYSIAVKDDQVIINGRELDLTKYDLSQYERPMQREGDFRFRPVANRGESMGGQGFGRQDFGKQGSGGGPSGGGGFRDGSFPGWQRRGRGEMPDSRSPAERFAMDIRTLNSDAVVLVEPGKSPRTLWTSDSGSDFLAALASHGDGMHAEADLPEALSAVINEQDWGRYVQSYFRDSQLRERISEWADRVQQAVVQSDRHDRFTVWRERLAFPITLFAYVMVVFAIGHLMTHAPQMVGNDHREALSNMKQISIKTLLIVASLSAIDLIWTLLASESGSMKELNPLGRGLIENPMHLMIFKISVTAMSIVLLYRLHDQPLARRATWWSCLVLTLLTARWLTFQSMFV; this is encoded by the coding sequence ATGTCTTTTCGATGGAAGTTCCGGAGTGGCGTGCTGACGGTTCGGTTGGCGTTGATTTCAACCTTGGGACTGCTGTTTCCCTGTCCTGCCGCGTGGGCTGCCGATTCGACGAGCGAGACAGCATCGCAGGCACGGTATTCCGACATCAGAACCGGATTCTTGTTCTTGGACGGTGACTATGTCCCAATGCCGTACTCCATTGCTGTCAAAGACGACCAAGTGATCATCAACGGTCGAGAGCTGGATCTGACGAAATACGATCTGTCCCAATATGAACGCCCCATGCAGAGAGAGGGCGATTTTAGATTTCGCCCCGTCGCTAATCGGGGCGAATCGATGGGAGGGCAGGGATTCGGCAGGCAGGATTTCGGCAAACAGGGATCCGGTGGCGGTCCATCCGGTGGCGGTGGATTCCGCGACGGATCTTTCCCAGGCTGGCAGCGCAGGGGCCGCGGCGAGATGCCCGATAGCCGCTCGCCGGCAGAGCGGTTTGCAATGGACATTCGGACGCTCAATAGTGATGCCGTGGTGCTGGTGGAGCCAGGAAAGTCTCCACGAACCCTTTGGACGTCGGACTCTGGAAGTGATTTCTTGGCTGCCTTGGCGTCTCATGGCGACGGCATGCATGCCGAAGCGGACCTACCAGAGGCATTGAGCGCGGTGATCAACGAGCAGGACTGGGGCCGCTACGTCCAGTCCTATTTCCGCGACTCGCAGCTCCGGGAACGCATTTCCGAGTGGGCCGATCGAGTTCAGCAGGCCGTCGTGCAATCCGATCGACACGATCGCTTCACCGTGTGGCGAGAGAGGCTCGCATTCCCGATCACCCTATTCGCGTACGTGATGGTCGTGTTTGCCATCGGTCACTTGATGACTCACGCGCCTCAGATGGTGGGCAACGATCATCGCGAGGCTCTGAGCAATATGAAGCAGATTTCGATCAAGACGTTGCTCATCGTGGCGTCGCTTTCAGCAATCGATCTCATCTGGACGCTGCTGGCCAGCGAGAGTGGCTCCATGAAAGAGCTCAACCCGCTCGGCCGAGGATTGATCGAAAATCCGATGCATCTGATGATTTTCAAAATCAGTGTCACTGCGATGTCGATCGTCTTGCTGTACAGGCTGCACGATCAACCGCTGGCACGCAGGGCGACCTGGTGGAGCTGCTTGGTGTTGACTTTGTTGACGGCACGCTGGCTGACGTTTCAGTCCATGTTTGTTTAG
- a CDS encoding sulfatase: MAAGSAQCEQPMNVLFIVSDDLTATALSCYGNQRCQTPNIDSLAELGTRFTRAYCQATYCGPSRASFMTGYYPHATGVLGYTNPRPQIGDRPTWPQHFRNNGYYAARVSKIFHMGVPGGVESFADPQKTNDWNGADDEHSWTERFNTPGLEWKAPGDGETLERNPEGKKPVMGGNTFVVVEAEGDDEVHADGKSAAKAVELLQKHRDKPFWLGVGFVRPHVPFVAPERFFEPFKPFDKLALPEKVAGDWDDIPSPGINYKTSKNMQMDLRRQRKALGGYYAAVRFMDAQVGKVLKALDDNGLRDKTIVIFTSDHGYHLGEHDFWAKVSLHDESAAVPLIISVPGKPAAVCDSLVELIDLYPTLSRLCGLPVPGHLQGKDISALLNDPGQQVRQAAFSVAPMRKAFLLREPDWAYIQYNEDGSGGAELFDMTTDPKQYVNLASSKEHQATVDRFRDQLSQRLLEVRDNDL, from the coding sequence ATGGCGGCGGGATCTGCACAGTGTGAGCAGCCGATGAATGTGCTGTTCATTGTGTCCGACGATTTGACGGCGACCGCATTGTCCTGTTACGGCAATCAACGTTGCCAGACGCCGAACATCGACTCCTTGGCGGAGCTGGGAACGAGGTTCACGCGAGCCTATTGCCAAGCCACCTACTGTGGCCCATCGCGAGCGTCGTTCATGACGGGCTATTACCCGCATGCGACCGGGGTTCTGGGATACACCAACCCGCGACCTCAGATCGGCGATCGCCCGACTTGGCCGCAACACTTCCGCAACAACGGCTACTACGCGGCGCGAGTCAGCAAAATCTTTCACATGGGAGTTCCCGGTGGCGTGGAGAGCTTTGCCGACCCCCAAAAAACGAACGACTGGAACGGGGCGGACGATGAGCATTCATGGACCGAGCGTTTCAATACGCCGGGTCTGGAATGGAAAGCACCCGGCGACGGCGAAACGCTCGAACGCAACCCGGAGGGAAAGAAACCCGTGATGGGCGGGAACACATTCGTGGTGGTCGAGGCGGAAGGTGATGACGAAGTTCACGCGGATGGGAAGAGTGCCGCAAAAGCGGTCGAGCTGCTGCAAAAACATCGTGACAAACCCTTTTGGCTTGGTGTCGGATTCGTTCGACCACACGTTCCCTTCGTCGCCCCCGAACGATTCTTTGAGCCCTTCAAACCGTTTGACAAACTGGCGTTGCCCGAGAAGGTCGCCGGCGACTGGGACGACATTCCCAGTCCTGGGATCAACTACAAAACGAGTAAGAACATGCAGATGGATCTGCGAAGACAGCGAAAAGCATTGGGAGGCTACTACGCCGCCGTTCGCTTCATGGACGCACAAGTCGGCAAGGTCTTGAAAGCGTTGGACGACAACGGATTACGCGACAAGACGATCGTGATCTTCACCAGCGATCACGGTTATCACCTCGGCGAGCACGACTTTTGGGCCAAGGTTTCGCTGCATGACGAGTCCGCCGCGGTGCCATTGATCATCAGCGTCCCGGGCAAGCCGGCTGCGGTTTGCGACAGCTTGGTGGAATTGATCGATCTGTATCCGACACTTTCTCGGCTGTGCGGGTTACCCGTTCCAGGTCACCTGCAAGGCAAAGATATCTCCGCCCTGCTGAACGATCCAGGTCAGCAGGTACGTCAGGCGGCATTCAGCGTCGCGCCGATGCGGAAGGCGTTTCTGCTCCGCGAGCCAGACTGGGCGTACATACAGTACAACGAAGACGGCTCGGGCGGGGCAGAGTTGTTCGACATGACGACCGACCCCAAGCAGTACGTGAATCTTGCCTCATCGAAAGAGCACCAAGCCACGGTCGATCGTTTCCGAGACCAGCTGAGTCAGCGGTTGCTTGAGGTACGCGACAACGACCTATAA
- a CDS encoding metallophosphoesterase has product MSDNDPVRVGRRAFVQDGALLLTAGAVATVSPLYADQSPGRLCVGMITDLHYADKPPAGSRHYRETLAKLDEAAGEFEASKPDFVVELGDLIDAADTVQLEQRYLSTINDRFSKICPDRHYVLGNHCVDTLNKDEFLGGVGQEESFYSFDRSGIHFVVLDSCFRSDGKAYGRKNSKWTDANVPAMELEWLQADLNENKHPVIVFAHQRLDVSGHHSVRNSDEVRKVLESSGRVLAVFQGHSHKNDLQDIAGIHYCTLVAMVEGSGVDNNAYSLMDIHPNGTIRLNGFRHQQSRQWSPQR; this is encoded by the coding sequence ATGAGCGATAACGATCCGGTTCGTGTGGGGAGACGAGCCTTTGTCCAGGACGGGGCATTGTTGCTGACCGCTGGGGCGGTGGCGACTGTTTCTCCGCTCTACGCTGATCAGTCGCCGGGTCGCCTGTGCGTCGGCATGATCACGGACTTGCACTACGCCGACAAACCGCCTGCGGGATCGCGTCACTATCGCGAAACACTTGCCAAGCTCGATGAAGCCGCTGGAGAGTTTGAAGCGTCCAAGCCGGACTTTGTTGTCGAGCTGGGCGACTTGATCGACGCCGCCGACACGGTGCAGTTGGAGCAGCGCTACCTTTCGACGATCAATGACCGGTTCAGCAAGATCTGTCCGGACCGGCATTACGTGCTGGGAAACCACTGCGTGGACACATTGAATAAAGACGAGTTCTTGGGCGGCGTCGGGCAGGAAGAATCGTTTTACTCATTCGACCGCAGTGGCATCCATTTCGTCGTGCTGGACTCTTGCTTTCGCAGCGATGGCAAAGCCTACGGACGAAAGAATTCGAAGTGGACGGATGCGAACGTTCCGGCCATGGAATTGGAATGGCTGCAAGCGGATTTGAACGAGAACAAGCATCCGGTGATTGTGTTTGCCCACCAGAGGCTAGATGTGAGCGGGCACCACAGCGTCAGAAACAGCGATGAAGTTCGCAAGGTGCTTGAATCATCGGGACGAGTCTTGGCCGTTTTCCAAGGACACAGTCATAAGAACGATTTGCAAGACATCGCAGGCATTCACTACTGCACGCTGGTCGCGATGGTGGAAGGATCTGGCGTCGACAACAACGCCTACTCGCTCATGGACATCCATCCAAATGGAACGATACGACTGAATGGATTTCGCCACCAACAGTCTCGACAATGGAGCCCACAGCGATGA